Below is a window of Impatiens glandulifera chromosome 2, dImpGla2.1, whole genome shotgun sequence DNA.
TTTGGGCTTTGTTGATTTACTGCGTGAtgattttattgaaaaagataGAAGTCGCGGTATGAATAGTTTATCTGTCTGGGCGTGGATGTTCTTATTTGGACATCTTGTTTGGGCTACTGGATTTATGTTACCTTGGTTCTATTTCATCTCTTCAACAAGTTTAGTAATGAGCATAATGGCCCTATTGTTCCGATGGAGAGAAGAACCTATGATTAGCTTTTCGGGAAATTTCCAAACGAACAATTTCAACgaaatctttcaatttcttattttacTATGTTCAACTCTACGGATATGGAGGCACTTATGGCAGAACGGGCCAATTTGGTCTTTCACAATAAGGCGATAGACGGAACTGCCATGAAACGACTTATTAGTTAACATCTCGGAAATATTCCGCCATAGTTAGGGCAGTCAAACCAACTCTCATACGAGCTCCCGGCGGTTCATTCATCTGACCGTAAACTAGAGCCACTTTTGATTCTCCAAAATTTTGTTCATTAATTACCCCAGATTCTTTCATTTCCATGTAAAGATCATTTCCTTCACGGGTACGTTCACCTACTCCGCCAAATACGGATACGCCTCCGTGGGCTTTGGCAATATTGTTAATCAATTCCATAATAAGTACTGTTTTACCCACTCCAGCTCCCCCAAATAATCCGATTTTTCCTCCACGGCGATACGGGGCTAAAAGATCTACTACTTTAATTCCTGTTTcaaaaatagataattttgtATCTAACTGTATAAAGGCGGGCGCAGATTTATGAATAGGCGATGTTGTGCTAGTATCTACAGGACCTAAATTATCAATAGGCTCTCCAAGCACGTTGAAAATTCGTCCGAGAGTCGCCCCACCAACTGGAACGCTTAGAGGAGCCCCGGTGTCAATCACTTCCATTCCTCTCGTTAGACCATCTGTagcactatatatatatatatatgtggtaTCACCACCATTAACTATTgtcattttagttttatatcaCCATATTTTCCTTCAAATTTTCGCATCCTCATATATACCACCACCATTATCATATCCAAATATGAAATGTGAATATTTTAACCGATAGACCAATTATAATggttgattttaatttataattttgtgtatgcatatatatatattttatttaaattttagactatttattttaaatatgttgttatatatatatatatatatatatatatatatatatatatatttatcttatatataattatatagattataaaataattaatttaaatataataattatttatataatgaataattatatagattcttttctatctaaatataataatttattaatatataattatatagatcataaattaattaatataaatataattataatgtatatatataattatttattaaaataatataaaaataaaaaataaaaataataattaatttaataaatatgaaaagaatttaaaaaattattaacaaaataaaaatatacaagttaatgtaaaaaaataataagagttaAATCGGTACattctttattaatatattaatattcgcAACTCATATTCGCGACAAAAATATGTAGATATTCTCGGTCTCCCTGAGTTCTTGAGTTCGAGTCCGTCAATCGCAAAACTTGCGCATGGTTAAATGGGTTTAACCAGTtatcccatatatatatatatatatatatatatatatatatatatatatatatatatatatatatatatataatttaacaatcTAATTAAAGTCAAACCTTAGTGTTGTAGCTggtttaaatttacatttattgAAGGACATTTAACAAAAGTTTGGTATTTAATACTTTGCTTTAATGTGAGATTAACTGAATAGTTGAATTTTATTTGTAGATATACTTGTACCAAATTAGATTTTacattaacatatttattaaaaaaacaattatctaaaaatttcaattccaaccattttgaaacataaaatatcaaatatataaagatatcTATATTGTTTTTATGTTATGTAAAAATTGATTGCAtcaatttaaacaaaacaaaagtaataacATTGAAACCAAAATAAAACACACAAAAAAGGTCAACTTTTAAGATCGATATTAACAGAAGgccaagataaaaataaataaagattatttttcCAAACAAAAAGGAAATAGAAGAAAGTGAAGCCCATATCAAGAAAAtgcatatattataaaaacaaataatattttcttgagTCAAATAATTCGtcatgattattatttttgttttttttcacttaaaattaatttgacacAATTTAGAAGGTAATAAATACATACAATATAAaacatctgtgggctttggagcgcaatcaggagtcactatggatcaaatgggtgcatacgaggtttatgaaacacgaaaccagcatctggacctgcaaaattcacgaaggtatgagctggtctctgaaaaagattcttaaactaagaagcgacattgcagatctttatgacatccgactaggggacgggaaagacactctattctagcacgacccttggtttgaaaatcaGCCTATCATCGAAAAaaaggagtttcaaaatactcgtatcagaagggactgcgcaaaagcgaaaatcagagacatcaaagacgggaattggaacttgctcttgagaagaaatccagaaggaaagaggatacttgatcatataagtaacataaaactacacgacagaccggatattcatgaatggaaagctgaggacaatgagaagctggtattgaagaaaatatgggaggtaatccgggaaaaagcgcagaaagtagaatgggcttctcttgtatggtcaacgaagattatccctcgacaccagttcatcctatggctcgccttctaggaaagactcagcactcgttaTCGTAttagtaagtatatgagcatcccggacgcgagctgtcttctatgcataggaaatgaagaaatcatagatcacctattcgggagttgCTGTAtagcttcggagctttgggacagattctataaaagcttggagttgatcagtttcccgagcgaatagaatgaaatcaaagaagcagcactactcaaagccaagggaaatagatttgcaacaagcgtgttcaagtgcggctttggagcagtggtgtataacatttggcaagaacggaatgcaagggtatatgacagaacccgcaggagaattgacgagttatggaaagatattgtatcggattgcagcgccctcgcgggaacgtggagaagaattccaagcacggagcagaactggaatatctgcaggaactggaatttaccgttttttaaaactcactagaattgaaagcattgtaaacagataattcatttacgtttttggctttttagattttattcagaatgttacgactttaaaatcattctaggcctgtctagaatgatctcttaaactcgtggttttttttttcgtttttgggaatttttaatgaaataacgctaagtcgtttttcccaaaaaaaaataaaaaaaaatacatacaatatatttttagttcacgaataaatttcaaaaattcgtCCTCAATCATAGATGAATTCAAATTTTCACACCAATCAAactatctttaaaaaaaatctcaaattaattacaaaatcatATGCATTCATTGCATTTTAAGGTCTAtactgaaatttaaattaaatcttaatGTTGTGGCTAATTTAAATGTAGATTTTGAATGTTACATAACAAAAGTTTGTTATTTGATACATTCTTTAATGTGAGATGTCATTTAACAAACTTATTGGAATTAAAGTCAATCCTTATAGTTGTAGCttgattaaatttatatttattgagtcATTTAACAAAAGTTTCAATGTGAGATTAACTAATTAGTTGAATTTTATTCTTTAGATGCACCTAATAGtagatttatattattaaaaataattatctaaaaaaataaattccaaccattttgaaacaaaagtatcaaatatattgtttttatgttATGAAAAATTGATTGCATTAATTTAAACAAAGCCAAAAAAACAatgaaaccaaaaaaaaaagtaaaataaagaaaatgcagatgatatatatatatatatatatatatatatatatatatatatatatatatatatatatatatatatatatatatatatatatatatatatattatattttataagaaataattgGAGAGAAAATTTGGAAGAGGGAACAAGTGAGTGAGGGAATGACTGGCggcaaaaaatataataaattttttatttatactctCTCCTTATATTTTTTCGTTTTTCAACTAATAATTTTATGACACGTTATTCCCTCCCCTACCACCTTTTATTGACtcacaaaaaaaataactatgCAATGCCTTACAAAACTCAAGGATGCCTCCCATAAATTCATAATGCAACTTAGCATAACTTTCTCACTAGTTCTTAATAAAATCATAGACATAACTTACTCTGAATTGAAAATGCAAGAATATAACACAAATATTGGTGATATAGAAACGATTGAAGATTTTGAacttaaaattcattttcaaacttaaaagtAGTAAATATCATATCaaacaataattcatttttttaagaacAGATACAAGATTCGTCACTACAAAAAGGATAATGGTAACCCACCATTAGCCACTTCATTTTTATGAATTTCATAGTAATAGAAATACATATCCTCTCTAGACAGAATTTGTAACTTGCTAAATcctatttttttcctttctccGATAGAAGGTTCAACGTTATTGTAGAGTCGTATGCAATTCACAAAAGATGCCCGTACAGTTgttcaattcaatttatttttcttgttatcctttatctttattttatcttcATCATGTGAGATATGttttatcaaacaataattCATCTTAACTCAAAAcactcattctcaaactaaaGAGTATATTCTCGaaatatttcttttacactaactttttaattttttcaatactacttatatatatttatcaattttacaaattaaatctcAATCTTTTAATTCCGTAgcttttaacaaattattattttttattttcctaacttcttttttaattttattaaaattgtttttattattttttagtttagtttatcatattgttcattattataaatttatgatatataaaaaatattaataaaaatatatgagataaaagtaaaatattaaacgtataaagtttatataaataaattaaacatataaaaattatgtaaaaaagtTAAGTATATTAAATTAACATAGTGTAACCGTTAGAggactaatttaaaatatttcataaattttaattatatgagaTTGTTAgctatgtttatttttattcactataATTAActacaaaaaaatttaaatatatcttttactaacttataaaatattaattattgttagaTGTTGTGGTTTAACtaattatgttaaattttacagttaatttaaaatatatattttacacttttttattaattaattgagtaaAATTAGACATCAACAATCtgaaagttaaaaaatttagtGAAAAAAACTTTCAATTACTCACttgtttatttcatttatttaatggGTAAGCGTTGATTCGATAAGTTTGAACATCGAAATGTACAACTAAATCGCTTACGTTAGTTTAACAAATTTCGAAgagtttcaatttatatattacaacTCGATAtgtatgttataaataataaaataataatatatattgtttgaaaaaataaaaataaaaaatagatattggaattacaattataatgtaaaaagagtatataaaaattataaaattatctttgtttgaatttcataagatttcaacttcaattattaattttaaatgttaggTAACCTAAGAATTTGAATTGGACCCAAATTGTAATTCCAATTTCATTTACATGGTTACCAATTAGACAATTAGAGATGTTTTAAAGaagttttaaagttattttttcttGGCCTCTtcgatgatttttttaatatcaaaggGTGCCTATTTTTTTCTACCACTCATATTTGAGTTAGTGTTGTGTTTCATTCGATTCAACATCTTGTTTAGTACtctaatcaaaattttcatccataatttttatattatgaataatagtCATAATTGTTGGTGGATGATTTGTTTCTCATACCTTCTAATTGTCTTGATGATCATTTCTTGATTCTGTATTTTACCTCTTCTTAAAAACAAATGGAAATGAGATGAAGTTGTCggatttaaagttattttttattttttcaataaagagtTATTGAAACATATTTATCAGTGGGAGGCCCTCCTATAGGGGCATATCTACTATCTCACAAGTAGTCTCACTTTATGTCCCACActtaaaatagagaaaaattaCACATTGAACGTGGATGTGGGACCCACATTAATTATACAATAACCTAAGTTTTAAAGTGTGGGACATAAAGTGGAACTGCTAGCGAGACAACAGATAGATCCCCTTAAAGGCAGAGTCGACCCTGGGATAAGCCCGGAAAGTCctcgggctagggcagcccatttATTAAACATAGAGATagtataagtttattttattgtttttttttaaattaagatgtTGTGGCTTAGTAGTTTAAGATAACACATTAAAAGTTTCATTTCATTATGGGTTCAAACCTCACCAATAAcctttttatttcattatctttTAATCTAGATCTAGAGCAACACAAATTtatctaacattttttttaccgGACTACGGTAGTCCAATACTCGGGGCCGACTCTTCCTACAGGGGTAGATCTACTATCTCACAAGTAGTTCCACTTTATGTCCCACtcttttaaatagagaaaaattaCACATTAAACGTGTATGTGGGACCtgcattaattataaaataaattaagtttggAAGTGTGGGACATAAAGTGGAACTGCTAGTGAGACGACAAATCTGCTCCCCTCCTACAACTATCCTCCTAATATTTTATGGGTTTATCATTTTGGaccatatatgtagatgatcaTTTATCATTTAGTAGAACTTTTTTCAGCGATAGAGATTCTTTTGACATCGTTTGATTTGTTCGACTTGCTCTATTTCATCAATTATCATTACAGATTTTTGGAGTTATCAAGAAGAAATTATAAGATTGTTTGGTCttcttcattaaaattttaattattataaatatatcatattatttaatatctaaatatttatttagttgtttttgTTAGGATCAGATACAACAACAgaagggggttgaatattgttgtgttAAACCTTAATTTTTAAcacgattttaactctgttagaaactaaaatttatttttattctcttgacaaatcttcgcaagctcttgaaacagattcaagtgcgagAACGCTTATGAATGCAAGATAACAAGACAGTAAGTAAATGACACggagagttttatggatatttatagataaaactcctacgtaaCACTTTTttctgtttccagaaggattcactagaagactttggtttATATAGCGCATATATAAACTCAATCAGAACTCAAAACTTAACAACTGTATATTCTGAACTCCTAGTAAtcactctctgttgaacagacaacTTCTGTTTAACTTGCATACTTAATATTCTCTCAGATGTTACAGTATGATATCTCTCAGCTTACAGAATACACTTATGAAGTATGAGCTAGAGAGAGTAAGTAGATTGAGTATTTGAAGATTGTTGAATCGTTTGAATGCTCGGTTGATCTCATATTCGTTAAGTGTATATATTTTTGTGTGACCACCTTCGCTGTTGTGCTTTGAAGCTCTTTAAATAAGATGCATGGCAACGGTCGAATTTAGCCGACAATCCAGAGATCTTGAGTTGATTGACGAGGATTcatcattaaatgctctcatttaATGCTTTTGTAATTCAAGGGATTAGGTAACCAAGGAAACTGTCGTTATACAATAGTAGACTACATTCTTTAAATACGTGTCATCTTTCTGTTGGTTACCCTTCTTGTCAACTTTGATCTGATGTGACAGTCTGATCTTGGATTGACTTAAAGGTTTCGGCAATTAATGCTTGAGTAATTCAGGGATTAGGTAAACAAGAAAGTTGTCGTTGTGTTTTGTTGTCTTTCCGTAGCAACTGTCGACTCTGTTTCTTGAATACGTATCGTCTTTCCATTGGTTGCACTTTTTGTCAATTTGAGTTGTTGTGCCAGTTAGTTGTTATAGAGCGTTGCTGATGAAGCAGTCTTGCTGATGAGATTTGTTGTTGATAAAACAGTCTGTTGATGAAGCGCCCAACTGATGAGCTCTCGCCAGCTGATGAGATCTCTATTGTTGagactagggctgcaaatgagtcaagccgttCGTGAGCCGCTCGCAAGttgctcggtcaaagctcgacttgatcttgactttgatcgagttttagtcgagctcgagccgactcgtttattattcgagtcgaactcgagctcatataaagCTTGCTCGATgacttgtcgagctttttcgagcctcataatatataaacattttttatttatttaatattaaaattttacacaatattttttttctctctcttcaaagCCCCCAATATGAAGGCTCATAATCCCTAAAGTAAAACCCTAATTCCTAATATATCTTTCATTCATCATTTTCTACCGTCActcttcatttcttcttctttttcttcttctttagttactcttcatcttcttcttctttaattcttcttcttcttcaataactcttatctcttcttctttattttttcttcttcttctttagtttttctttttcttcaataactcttatctctttttttttaatttttatatatttcttattcagttttcacaatttcttttactcttcatctcttctttttcttcttctttcttcaatcTTCACATCTCATTAATTCACAAAATTCTATtggtaattaaatttgttttaacttcttttatagttattgtttttgtttttttagataattttgatttatttttgttttaagtaAATCTAGCGGAAAAGAAGGAAACAACTATTTTATTGGGTAACATCCGTAAGTTAgtcttcttcattcttttctttatgatttcttcatttattagaagaaatttatgtttatatagataGAGTTTTCAATTGGAAAATATGATTGATTGAGGATAGAAAAAAAGTCGGACAAACAATATTagggatttatgataaaaaaaatgttaatattatatatatatatatatataataaaagtatattataaatagtaatgaaagagataaataaatattaatatattatatataataaaaataaatattagggatatattatatataatattaaaaagataaaaaaaattaatatattatatataataaaagtaaatactAAGAATGTAACGATGAGTATATTtgagtatattgtatataatattgaaagagacaaaaaaaattaatatataatattgaaaaatatgaaaaaaattaatttattatatataattcaatttttgttcaagctttcgagttcgagtcgagctcgagctcgagctcgagctccaaCAAGTttgagctcggctcgactcatttgcagcctTAGTTGAGACGTTTGCCCACCTTGAGACGTCTTCCCATCTTTAGACGTctgttttgattttattctcgctataaattaataaaaaataatttctcaagccaaaacaaattaagaaaagtgggactatttttaatattttaattatgttgattgaacaatttaactagtttcaattcaaccattttaaaaatggtctatATGTTCTTTATCcattaattttaactataacATTAAAGTAGGTGTGttgatcggttcggttttcgggttattcgagtttctcGGTTtgatttattcgaatttttttaACCGAATTCGATATTTTGGAATAAAAGAGAACTAGCATAACTCAATATAAATTGCACTAGCTAGAAATTGAACCCGAGTCTATACCGTGACAGGGTACTATTTTACCACTAGACtactgttgttttatttttttcttttattgttaaatcttgaattcaaatattctaatttgattatttaaaactttttcttaaactaagtttgaaaaaataaataataaaaaatgaattcagtTTTCGGATTTGTTTttgagttgaaacccaaactcgaaaactaATTCGAAAACTGTATTTGAATTCTAATCGGTTTGAAATTCa
It encodes the following:
- the LOC124924391 gene encoding ATP synthase subunit beta, chloroplastic-like; the protein is MTIVNGGDTTYIYIYSATDGLTRGMEVIDTGAPLSVPVGGATLGRIFNVLGEPIDNLGPVDTSTTSPIHKSAPAFIQLDTKLSIFETGIKVVDLLAPYRRGGKIGLFGGAGVGKTVLIMELINNIAKAHGGVSVFGGVGERTREGNDLYMEMKESGVINEQNFGESKVALVYGQMNEPPGARMRVGLTALTMAEYFRDVN